A single region of the Chrysoperla carnea chromosome 5, inChrCarn1.1, whole genome shotgun sequence genome encodes:
- the LOC123299988 gene encoding N6-adenosine-methyltransferase non-catalytic subunit, producing MCDILRELKERSKKRKQLLAQTFGVSGIDELRQALGTKVDSPPKKTVKSDRKPSLTTPLEIQGVEKSTDELVYTDSSTFLKGTQSSNPHNDYCQHFVDTGQRPQNFIRDVGLADRFEEYPKLRELIKLKDDLIQETATPPMYLKCDLANFDLKELNSKFDVILVEPPLEEYQRTMGATNMQFWSWDQIMNLDIGEAAAQRSFIFLWCGSSEGLDMGRFCLRKWGFRRCEDICWIRTNINNPGHSKNLEQKAVFQRTKEHCLMGIKGTVRRSTDGDFIHANVDIDLIISEEPEYSSLEKPVEIFHIIEHFCLGRRRLHIFGRDSTIRPGWVTIGPELTNTNFNADLYASYFTPSTLTTGCTERIEALRPKSPPPKGKGAVGGRSRGAFNRGRGRGR from the exons atgtgCGACATACTCAGAGAATTAAAAGAACGttcgaaaaaaagaaaacaattattaGCTCAAACG tTTGGTGTATCGGGTATCGATGAATTAAGACAAGCGTTAGGTACAAAAGTTGATTCACCACCAAAGAAAACGGTTAAAAGTGACCGAAAGCCATCGTTAACCACACCATTAGAAATACAAGGGGTTGAAAAATCAACAGATGAACTTGTTTACACAGATTCATCAACGTTTTTAAAG GGAACACAATCATCAAACCCTCACAATGACTACTGTCAACATTTTGTTGATACAGGACAAAGACCACAGAATTTTATACGAGATGTAGGGTTAGCTGATCGCTTTGAAGAGTATCCAAAACTTCGGGAGCTCATCAAATTAAAGGATGATTTAATCCAAGAGACAGCAACCCCACCAATGTACTTAAAATGTGATTTAGCAAACTTTGATTTAAAAGAGCTTAACTCAAAATTTGATGTGATACTTGTTGAGCCTCCATTAGAGGAATATCAGCGTACAATGGGGGCAACAAACATGCAGTTTTGGTCATGGGATCAAataatgaatttagatattGGTGAAGCGGCTGCACAacgaagttttatatttttatggtgtgGTAGTTCAGAGGGTTTGGATATGGGTCGATTTTGTTTACGTAAATGGGGATTTCGACGATGTGAAGATATTTGTTGGATtcgaacaaatataaataatcctGGACATTCTAAAAATTTGGAACAGAAAGCAGTTTTTCAACGTACCAAAGAACATTGTTTAATGGGAATTAAGGGTACTGTTCGACGATCCACAGATGGAGATTTTATTCATGCAAATGTGGATATTGATCTAATTATATCCGAAGAACCAGAATATagtagtttagaaaaaccagtGGAAATATTCCATATAATTGAACATTTTTGCTTAGGTCGTCGACGATTACATATATTCGGTAGAGATTCTACAATTCGACCGGGTTGGGTCACTATTGGCCCCGAATTAACGAATACTAATTTTAATGCTGATTTATATGCTAGTTATTTTACTCCTTCTACGTTAACGACTGGATGTACTGAACGAATTGAAGCATTGCGACCAAAAAGTCCACCGCCGAAGGGAAAAGGTGCTGTTGGTGGACGAAGCCGAGGCGCATTTAACAGAGGACGAGGAAGAGGAcgataa